In Haloplasma contractile SSD-17B, the following are encoded in one genomic region:
- a CDS encoding M23 family metallopeptidase — protein MKEKFIDVVFKKFQAYSFIIFLALVLGAFFALNQLNKGNNVDEPDTPPVNGPVDSNPDDTGDDSDDDGDTGDDVTQLENEIFMVPVASESNPTIQIHYYSANLEESDQLSAIIKITETMYTHSTGTVYTVDGTQAFDVTASLTGTVTNVSSDSFMGNSIEIEHVGGIKTVYYGLSSISAVEGEKVDQGDKIGKSGNNSMFNGNGVYFEVIQGALNLNPETLIEEETPVSDLIE, from the coding sequence ATGAAAGAAAAATTTATTGATGTAGTTTTTAAGAAATTTCAAGCTTATTCGTTTATTATTTTCCTTGCGTTAGTTTTAGGAGCATTCTTCGCCTTAAACCAACTAAATAAGGGGAACAACGTGGATGAACCAGATACTCCACCTGTAAATGGACCAGTTGATAGTAATCCTGATGATACAGGGGATGACAGCGATGATGACGGGGACACAGGAGACGATGTAACTCAATTAGAAAATGAAATCTTCATGGTTCCTGTAGCTTCTGAAAGTAATCCTACTATTCAAATTCACTATTATTCTGCAAACTTAGAAGAAAGTGATCAGTTATCAGCGATTATTAAAATTACCGAAACGATGTATACACACTCAACAGGTACAGTTTATACAGTAGATGGAACTCAAGCATTTGATGTTACGGCATCACTGACTGGTACAGTTACTAATGTAAGTTCAGATTCATTCATGGGTAACTCGATTGAGATTGAACATGTAGGTGGTATAAAAACAGTATACTACGGACTATCTTCAATTAGTGCTGTTGAAGGTGAAAAGGTTGACCAAGGAGATAAAATTGGTAAATCAGGGAACAACTCAATGTTTAATGGAAACGGTGTATACTTCGAAGTTATACAAGGTGCACTAAATCTTAACCCAGAAACGCTTATTGAAGAGGAAACACCAGTTTCTGATTTAATCGAATAA
- the spoIID gene encoding stage II sporulation protein D translates to MEFRKFLRVFILFIICLYTIPFLYHYLIFDDYSESPEMVKVYRTKKGEFAEVPLEEYVIGVVAAEMPATFETDALKAQAIAARTYVLKYKQGKDYKDKGYITDSTTHQVYKSDDELRGMWGEKYYYYNTKISQAVLDTKGKVIVYQDELIVPVYFSMSNGYTESSSDFWGYHHPYLQSVESVWDQNLEIAEDVTSLSVEEVNRILGINLKDNNSVGVIKETEGKRVAEIELDGKTFSGAKVMDLLGLKSSDFELDVQGNQVVFITHGFGHGVGMSQYGAQGMAKAGKDYDEIIHYYYKDVKIVNYGN, encoded by the coding sequence ATGGAGTTTAGAAAGTTTTTAAGAGTATTTATTTTATTTATTATTTGTTTATATACCATTCCATTTCTTTATCACTATCTAATCTTTGATGACTATAGTGAATCACCGGAAATGGTAAAAGTTTATCGTACAAAGAAAGGTGAATTTGCGGAAGTTCCACTTGAAGAATATGTAATTGGAGTCGTTGCGGCAGAGATGCCAGCTACATTTGAAACGGATGCATTAAAAGCACAGGCAATCGCAGCAAGAACATATGTATTAAAATACAAGCAAGGTAAAGACTATAAAGACAAGGGCTATATCACTGACTCTACGACACATCAAGTGTATAAAAGTGATGATGAATTAAGAGGAATGTGGGGAGAAAAATATTACTATTATAATACGAAAATAAGCCAGGCAGTATTGGATACAAAAGGCAAAGTCATTGTCTATCAGGATGAACTAATTGTGCCCGTCTATTTTTCAATGAGCAATGGGTATACGGAGAGTTCAAGTGATTTCTGGGGCTATCATCATCCCTACTTACAAAGCGTTGAAAGTGTATGGGATCAAAACTTAGAAATCGCAGAAGATGTGACGTCTCTGAGTGTTGAAGAAGTAAATCGAATCTTAGGTATTAATTTAAAAGATAACAATAGTGTTGGAGTTATTAAAGAGACAGAAGGAAAACGGGTAGCAGAGATTGAACTTGATGGAAAGACATTTTCTGGCGCAAAGGTAATGGATTTACTTGGATTAAAAAGTTCTGACTTTGAACTCGATGTTCAAGGGAATCAGGTTGTTTTTATTACACATGGCTTTGGTCATGGTGTTGGAATGAGTCAATACGGGGCTCAAGGCATGGCTAAAGCAGGCAAAGATTATGATGAGATTATTCATTACTATTATAAAGATGTAAAAATCGTTAATTATGGTAATTAA
- a CDS encoding DegV family protein, with translation MEERKIAIMTDSSSTLDYMDHDYNEIFITRLTISFSDDEYVDGETISNTEFFDRLTSEDVIPTSSQPSIGNIAKLFETIRDEGYTDIIFLPLSKGISGTYQSSFAAKDLVDGIDIHIVDTKCTSVYLGFMAMEAARLAREGKSVEEIITVCDKHAEQYEVIFMVEDLRYLVKNGRLSNAAGFLGGILKIKPMLEFDEEGKIVGREKKRTTKKALKYLVDQIIERTKGYKKVQYLVTYGLDKDLKEKFDEELERVKPLGNIMDAPLPSVIGCHVGNSVVSLGYFVVE, from the coding sequence ATGGAAGAAAGAAAAATAGCAATTATGACAGACAGTTCATCAACGCTTGACTATATGGACCATGATTACAACGAAATCTTTATTACACGGTTAACGATTAGTTTTTCTGATGATGAATATGTAGATGGTGAAACGATATCAAACACAGAATTTTTTGATCGTCTGACAAGTGAAGACGTTATTCCAACGAGTTCACAACCATCAATTGGAAATATTGCAAAATTATTTGAAACAATTCGAGATGAAGGATACACGGACATTATATTCTTACCACTTTCAAAAGGAATTAGTGGAACGTATCAGTCCTCATTTGCGGCAAAGGACCTAGTAGATGGGATTGACATTCATATTGTTGATACGAAGTGTACATCTGTGTATCTTGGATTTATGGCGATGGAAGCTGCACGCTTGGCCCGCGAAGGAAAGTCAGTTGAAGAAATTATAACGGTATGTGATAAACATGCTGAACAGTACGAAGTTATTTTCATGGTTGAAGATTTACGATACTTAGTTAAAAATGGTCGTTTATCAAATGCAGCGGGATTCCTAGGTGGTATTCTTAAAATTAAACCAATGCTTGAGTTCGACGAAGAAGGTAAAATTGTAGGACGCGAAAAGAAGAGAACGACTAAAAAGGCTTTAAAATACTTGGTCGATCAAATTATTGAACGAACAAAGGGATATAAGAAAGTTCAATACCTAGTGACATATGGATTAGACAAAGACTTAAAAGAAAAATTCGATGAAGAACTAGAGCGTGTAAAACCATTAGGTAATATAATGGACGCGCCACTTCCTTCAGTTATTGGTTGCCACGTTGGGAACAGTGTAGTTTCACTGGGGTACTTTGTAGTTGAATAG
- a CDS encoding DEAD/DEAH box helicase yields the protein MIERIVKGENKRISNDDIQLRACISKKNNGLMCNRCGNTDRNLFSKDELGTYCRQCITFDKSATYRSIIYTPSRKSDVYGKSILGIDLLLSKQQAIASKKCQIAYRKKKDLLIWAVCGAGKTEITYDAIIEAVNKGNRVCFATPRKDVVLELLPRFEVSFNNVTIHALYGGSTNKEKSADLYIATTHQLIHFYNHFDLIILDEVDAFPFKNNKMLYFFVNKSKKPDAPIIYLTATPTKAYKRRIERKQLDYHLIPVRFHRYPIPKPIIKITGDVKKHLKRNRIPREIYKWFKAKKQLKKQCFVFVPDVKTGSLIESILSSEFNCRFVHSESKERREIVSLFRHTSLQFIITTTILERGVTVPNVDVCIIGCEDRIYDESAIVQIVGRAGRKKDYPTADVILFAYVKTTEMSKAIEHIDYMNTLGKKQKLLRKETSK from the coding sequence GTGATAGAACGAATCGTAAAAGGAGAAAATAAACGAATTAGTAATGATGATATACAATTACGAGCATGTATATCTAAAAAAAACAATGGTTTAATGTGTAACCGCTGTGGTAATACAGACCGTAATTTATTTTCAAAAGATGAGCTAGGTACTTATTGTAGACAGTGTATTACATTTGATAAGAGTGCTACTTATCGATCAATCATTTATACACCTTCAAGAAAAAGTGACGTATATGGTAAATCAATATTAGGAATCGATTTATTGCTATCAAAACAGCAAGCGATTGCATCGAAGAAGTGCCAAATTGCGTATCGTAAAAAGAAGGATCTTTTAATCTGGGCTGTTTGTGGTGCAGGAAAAACTGAAATAACCTATGACGCTATAATAGAAGCAGTCAATAAGGGGAATCGTGTTTGTTTTGCAACACCTAGAAAAGACGTCGTTTTAGAGCTGTTACCCAGGTTTGAGGTGAGTTTTAATAATGTGACTATTCATGCGTTATACGGGGGGAGCACAAATAAAGAAAAGTCTGCAGATTTATATATTGCAACAACCCATCAACTCATTCACTTCTATAATCACTTTGACTTAATTATACTAGATGAAGTTGACGCCTTCCCGTTTAAAAATAATAAGATGCTTTATTTTTTTGTTAATAAATCAAAGAAGCCAGACGCCCCTATTATATATTTAACTGCAACGCCTACAAAGGCTTATAAAAGAAGGATCGAACGAAAGCAACTCGACTATCACTTAATTCCAGTCCGTTTTCATCGGTATCCTATACCTAAGCCTATTATTAAGATAACGGGTGATGTAAAAAAACATCTTAAGCGTAATCGAATACCACGTGAAATTTATAAATGGTTTAAAGCAAAAAAACAACTCAAGAAGCAATGCTTTGTATTTGTTCCAGATGTAAAGACAGGCAGCTTAATAGAATCAATCTTATCATCTGAATTTAATTGTCGATTTGTTCATTCAGAAAGCAAAGAACGTCGCGAGATCGTAAGTCTATTTAGACATACATCGTTACAATTTATAATTACGACAACAATTCTTGAGCGAGGTGTGACTGTCCCGAATGTAGATGTCTGTATCATTGGATGTGAAGACCGAATATATGATGAAAGTGCTATTGTTCAAATTGTCGGGAGAGCAGGGAGAAAGAAGGACTATCCAACTGCTGATGTAATTTTGTTTGCGTATGTCAAAACGACTGAAATGAGTAAGGCCATTGAACACATAGACTATATGAATACATTAGGCAAGAAACAAAAATTATTAAGAAAAGAGACAAGTAAATGA
- the hpf gene encoding ribosome hibernation-promoting factor, HPF/YfiA family, with translation MKVLIRGKDGFKITEAIRNYVEDKISKIGHYFTDTDELEARVVCKVYNHKQKVEVTIPTNQILLRAEDIEGDLYAAIDLVIDKLDKQIRRHKDKINSIYRHREGVANFFKSNEELDINELEAKIVGESLVKNKKVSLEPMTVDDAIMNMELVDHSFYVFLNKETDKVNIVYKREDDTDYAVIETH, from the coding sequence ATGAAAGTCTTAATCAGAGGAAAAGATGGATTTAAAATAACTGAAGCTATTCGAAACTATGTAGAAGACAAAATTAGCAAGATAGGCCACTATTTTACAGATACAGATGAATTAGAAGCACGTGTTGTGTGTAAGGTGTATAATCACAAACAGAAGGTTGAGGTTACGATCCCTACTAATCAAATTCTATTGCGTGCGGAGGATATCGAAGGAGATTTGTATGCTGCAATTGATTTAGTAATTGATAAGTTAGATAAACAGATAAGACGACACAAAGACAAAATTAACTCAATCTATCGTCACAGAGAAGGCGTAGCCAATTTCTTTAAGTCTAATGAAGAGCTAGACATCAATGAGTTAGAAGCTAAAATTGTAGGAGAATCGTTAGTTAAAAATAAAAAAGTGTCATTAGAGCCAATGACAGTTGATGATGCAATTATGAACATGGAATTAGTTGACCATAGTTTCTATGTGTTCTTAAACAAAGAAACAGATAAGGTTAACATAGTTTATAAACGTGAAGATGATACTGATTACGCGGTAATTGAAACGCATTAA
- a CDS encoding DegV family protein, whose product MATRKIAILTDSSSSLDYLDYDLDNMYMFRLPIFFGSQEYIDGETINLDEFYHKLETEEDIPTTSQPSLGQVVEMYEQLIKEGYTDIIHFPISKGLSGSYQSAFTAKSMIEDDINIEIVDIKTTAVILGYIVGESARLAKDGKSVEEIIEFATKHVESYNVRFMVEDLTYLVKNGRLSNASAFIGNMLKIKPILEFNNEGNIIGSQKIRTTKKAIKYIVEEMIKASNEQQKVLYFVSYSKDQEIRKKLEVEIESKGINLSQVLFCPLPSVIGAHIGNSLVAFGYFVTE is encoded by the coding sequence ATGGCGACACGAAAAATAGCAATATTAACAGATAGTTCCTCATCGTTAGACTATTTAGATTACGATCTTGATAATATGTATATGTTCCGTCTTCCTATTTTCTTTGGAAGCCAGGAATACATAGATGGTGAGACAATAAACTTAGATGAGTTTTATCATAAGTTAGAAACAGAAGAAGATATTCCTACAACTTCACAGCCTTCATTAGGACAAGTTGTTGAAATGTATGAGCAATTGATTAAAGAAGGATACACGGATATTATTCATTTTCCTATTTCTAAAGGATTAAGTGGTAGTTATCAATCAGCGTTTACAGCGAAAAGTATGATTGAAGATGATATTAACATTGAGATTGTTGATATCAAGACAACTGCTGTTATCCTAGGTTATATAGTAGGGGAATCAGCGAGACTTGCAAAAGATGGAAAGTCAGTAGAGGAAATCATTGAGTTTGCCACAAAACATGTAGAAAGCTACAATGTACGTTTTATGGTTGAAGATTTAACCTATCTTGTTAAGAATGGAAGACTGTCAAATGCATCAGCCTTTATTGGGAATATGCTTAAGATTAAACCAATCTTAGAATTTAACAATGAGGGGAATATCATTGGGTCTCAAAAAATAAGAACAACGAAAAAAGCAATTAAATATATTGTCGAAGAAATGATTAAAGCGAGTAACGAACAACAAAAAGTTCTTTACTTTGTTTCCTACTCAAAAGATCAAGAAATAAGAAAAAAATTAGAAGTGGAAATTGAGAGCAAAGGGATTAACTTGTCTCAAGTTCTATTCTGCCCTCTACCTTCTGTAATAGGTGCTCATATAGGAAATAGTTTGGTTGCATTTGGTTATTTTGTTACAGAGTAG
- a CDS encoding ComF family protein encodes MQLNCLFCNKHMNQRIRWVNLFSIKQDVICVNCKSKLERINGGCIRCNKKTDQDICPDCKYWIHHPKTRDIPLQNKSLYHYNDLAKLIMERVKFKGDCKLLDAFKRDVNEFFEMNFSPLNYVIIPTPITEERLYERGFNQAAYLIRDLPYEQQNIFIKISNEKQSKKDKWERLTLKKQFSIDNTIKLSDKKVILVDDLYTTGSTIHNMARELMSNGYQKEICSFTLFRG; translated from the coding sequence ATGCAACTAAATTGTTTGTTTTGCAATAAGCACATGAATCAAAGAATTCGATGGGTTAATCTGTTCTCAATAAAACAAGACGTCATATGTGTGAACTGTAAGTCAAAACTTGAGCGAATTAATGGGGGGTGTATCCGATGCAACAAAAAAACTGACCAGGATATTTGTCCTGACTGCAAGTATTGGATCCATCATCCTAAAACAAGAGACATCCCACTACAGAATAAGTCATTATATCATTACAATGACCTAGCAAAATTAATTATGGAACGTGTTAAATTTAAGGGTGACTGTAAGCTTCTTGATGCGTTTAAGCGTGATGTGAACGAGTTTTTTGAAATGAACTTTTCACCGTTAAATTATGTCATTATTCCTACCCCAATAACAGAGGAGCGATTATATGAACGTGGTTTTAATCAAGCAGCCTACCTTATAAGGGATTTACCTTATGAACAGCAGAATATATTTATAAAGATTAGCAATGAAAAGCAGAGCAAGAAGGATAAATGGGAGCGACTTACGCTAAAAAAACAGTTTTCCATTGATAATACAATAAAGTTAAGTGATAAAAAAGTAATTTTAGTAGATGATTTATACACAACTGGATCTACTATACATAATATGGCCAGAGAGTTAATGAGTAATGGATATCAAAAAGAAATTTGTAGTTTTACGTTGTTTAGAGGGTAG
- a CDS encoding 2TM domain-containing protein — protein sequence MNMPLHPTEDDLHKIAEKRIDLKRNLLIHMLTYLAVNGILVGLSYFIKGEIMDWIFILIGAWGIKIVLEATNTYTTLKITLNRKSLKKEMEKVKSKAKMV from the coding sequence ATGAATATGCCATTACATCCTACAGAGGATGACTTACATAAGATTGCCGAAAAAAGAATCGACCTTAAACGCAACCTTTTAATTCATATGCTTACTTATTTAGCAGTAAACGGAATATTAGTAGGACTAAGTTACTTTATTAAAGGAGAAATCATGGATTGGATTTTTATTTTAATAGGAGCATGGGGGATTAAAATAGTATTAGAGGCCACAAATACCTATACTACTTTAAAAATAACACTAAATAGGAAATCATTAAAAAAAGAGATGGAAAAAGTTAAAAGTAAAGCTAAAATGGTATAA
- a CDS encoding cold-shock protein, translating into MSNETVKGIVKWFNNQKGFGFIVREETDGDIFVHYSAIDVDGYKTLAEGDQVEFELIEGENGYQALNVVKI; encoded by the coding sequence ATGAGTAATGAGACAGTTAAAGGGATTGTAAAATGGTTTAATAACCAAAAAGGGTTTGGATTTATTGTAAGAGAAGAGACTGATGGTGATATCTTTGTACATTACAGTGCTATTGATGTAGATGGATACAAGACATTAGCTGAAGGCGATCAAGTAGAATTTGAGTTAATAGAAGGAGAAAATGGGTATCAAGCGTTAAATGTAGTTAAAATTTAA
- a CDS encoding YigZ family protein yields the protein MSNYLVVNAYSENEIIIDRSRFICYMDRAETVDEAQAFINKIKKKHSDASHNCSCYIVGQNKLHQKANDDGEPSGTAGVPMLEVLKKNDITDTVCVVTRYFGGIKLGAGGLIRAYGSAVSDNLKKVGIAIRKPMQVIEVIAEYSLSGLLDDRLSDYQIKNKDYLEKVYYYVIVDADAVLQFKDWLVNLTSNQVTINEMETELCEVPYIQD from the coding sequence ATGAGTAACTATTTAGTTGTTAACGCATATAGTGAAAATGAAATAATTATTGATCGCTCACGCTTTATTTGTTATATGGATCGAGCAGAAACCGTAGATGAAGCACAAGCTTTTATAAATAAAATAAAAAAGAAGCATAGCGATGCCTCTCATAATTGTTCTTGCTATATTGTAGGCCAAAACAAACTCCACCAAAAAGCAAATGATGATGGTGAGCCTAGTGGTACAGCAGGTGTTCCGATGTTAGAAGTTTTAAAAAAGAATGATATTACAGATACTGTTTGCGTAGTAACACGATACTTTGGTGGAATAAAATTAGGCGCTGGTGGTTTAATTCGAGCATATGGGAGTGCAGTTTCAGATAATTTAAAAAAAGTCGGGATTGCCATAAGAAAACCAATGCAAGTGATAGAGGTAATAGCAGAATACAGTCTATCTGGACTTCTAGATGATCGCCTCTCTGACTATCAAATTAAAAATAAAGACTATTTAGAAAAAGTATATTACTATGTTATTGTAGATGCTGATGCAGTACTACAGTTTAAAGACTGGTTAGTTAATTTAACGAGTAACCAGGTAACGATTAACGAAATGGAAACGGAACTATGTGAAGTTCCTTATATACAAGACTAA
- a CDS encoding iron-containing alcohol dehydrogenase, translated as MQNFIYDNKTRIIFGKDTETQVGEEVKQYGKKVLLHYGGGSIKKYGLYDRVVASLKEADLSVVELGGVKPNPRLSLVNEGIDLCKEHDIDFIIAVGGGSVIDSAKAIGFGAKYEGDVWDFFTGKEQITNTIPLGVILTIPAAGSEASTGTVITKEEGLYKRSAGSLLIRPKFAIMNPEVTYTLPDYQTSCGACDMFAHVMERYFTNESDVDFTDQLCEATMRTIIKQSKSAIEHPNDYAARAEIMWAGTIAHNGLLGTGRIEDWASHVIEHEISAIYDIAHGAGLAIVFPAWMKYVYKKDVKRFAQFANRVFGVELDLNNLERTALEGIERIKLFFKQIGLPTSLKDAGIDSDRLEEMAKKATENGPFGNFVNLDEDDVLNILKLTVE; from the coding sequence TTGCAAAATTTTATTTATGATAACAAAACAAGGATTATATTCGGGAAAGATACTGAGACACAGGTCGGAGAGGAAGTTAAACAGTACGGTAAAAAGGTTTTACTTCATTATGGTGGCGGTAGCATCAAAAAGTATGGACTGTATGACCGTGTTGTAGCATCTTTAAAAGAGGCTGATTTATCGGTGGTTGAATTAGGTGGTGTAAAACCTAATCCTAGATTATCGTTAGTTAATGAAGGAATAGACCTTTGCAAAGAACACGATATTGATTTTATCATTGCTGTAGGTGGAGGGAGTGTAATCGACTCTGCTAAAGCAATCGGGTTCGGTGCTAAGTATGAGGGTGATGTATGGGATTTCTTTACTGGTAAAGAACAGATTACAAACACAATACCACTAGGTGTTATATTAACGATTCCTGCTGCCGGAAGTGAAGCAAGTACGGGTACTGTGATCACTAAAGAAGAAGGCCTTTATAAACGCTCTGCGGGTAGTCTTTTAATTAGACCTAAATTTGCGATCATGAATCCTGAAGTTACATACACGTTACCGGATTATCAAACATCATGTGGAGCCTGTGACATGTTTGCACATGTTATGGAACGCTACTTTACTAACGAGTCTGATGTAGACTTCACTGATCAGTTATGTGAAGCAACAATGCGCACTATTATTAAACAAAGTAAATCAGCAATAGAACACCCGAATGACTATGCGGCCCGCGCAGAAATCATGTGGGCAGGAACAATCGCTCACAATGGTTTACTAGGAACAGGACGCATTGAAGATTGGGCAAGTCATGTAATTGAGCATGAAATCAGTGCCATTTATGACATCGCCCATGGTGCAGGACTAGCGATTGTCTTCCCTGCTTGGATGAAATATGTATATAAAAAAGACGTTAAACGATTTGCTCAGTTTGCAAATCGTGTGTTTGGAGTTGAATTAGATTTAAATAATCTTGAACGAACTGCTCTTGAGGGAATCGAAAGAATTAAATTATTTTTCAAACAAATTGGGTTGCCAACCTCTTTAAAGGATGCAGGTATTGATTCTGACCGTTTAGAGGAAATGGCAAAGAAAGCAACAGAGAATGGACCTTTCGGTAATTTTGTAAACTTAGATGAAGATGATGTATTAAACATTTTGAAGTTAACAGTTGAATAG
- a CDS encoding PH domain-containing protein: protein MGLLSGILGNASEAKSDIIEKELKTMLIDGEAVEKAYKLIRDLIIVTNRRLIVVDKQGVTGKKVDYLTVPFSKINRFSKESAGTLDLDQEMKIWVNGKVEPLAFKFKRDANIDDFYRVLSKSIL from the coding sequence ATGGGATTATTAAGTGGTATTTTAGGGAATGCATCTGAAGCAAAATCAGACATTATAGAAAAAGAGTTAAAAACAATGTTAATTGATGGTGAGGCTGTAGAAAAAGCCTATAAACTTATTCGTGATTTAATAATTGTAACTAACAGGCGACTAATAGTTGTTGATAAGCAGGGTGTTACAGGAAAAAAAGTGGATTATTTAACTGTTCCGTTCAGTAAAATTAATCGTTTTTCAAAGGAAAGTGCAGGGACTCTCGACCTCGATCAAGAGATGAAGATATGGGTAAATGGAAAAGTTGAACCATTAGCCTTTAAGTTTAAGCGAGATGCAAATATCGATGACTTTTATCGAGTATTAAGTAAGAGTATTCTTTAA
- a CDS encoding sporulation transcriptional regulator SpoIIID: MEDRIIERVISMARTILEKRETIRNIAVEFDVSKSTAHKDLTERLIEVDESLYRDVKELLDYNKSVRHIRGGHSTKLKYLNEHHEEELKNLVYE, from the coding sequence ATGGAGGATCGGATTATTGAACGCGTAATTTCAATGGCTAGGACGATACTAGAGAAACGAGAAACAATAAGAAATATTGCAGTGGAATTTGATGTGTCTAAAAGTACCGCTCACAAGGATTTAACAGAACGTCTAATAGAAGTAGATGAATCACTATACAGAGATGTAAAAGAATTATTAGATTATAACAAGTCCGTTAGGCATATTAGGGGAGGCCACTCTACTAAACTAAAATATTTAAACGAGCATCATGAGGAAGAATTAAAAAACTTAGTCTATGAATAA
- a CDS encoding DUF1146 domain-containing protein: MELKVRFILQFVTYLFILPIVWKSLMSLDVSKLFKKNHIYEVRAFYFVVTIALTKLVADFFIDLMYLVYNIMS, from the coding sequence ATGGAATTAAAAGTAAGATTTATTTTACAATTTGTTACATACTTGTTCATACTGCCAATTGTATGGAAATCATTAATGAGTCTTGATGTATCAAAACTATTTAAAAAGAATCATATATATGAAGTAAGGGCATTCTACTTTGTTGTCACAATTGCACTAACTAAATTGGTTGCAGACTTTTTTATTGACTTGATGTATTTAGTTTACAACATCATGAGTTAA
- a CDS encoding 2TM domain-containing protein codes for MDQQISNELTEEKVYNLAITRLNLKQNFIRQVITYIVVNAFLFMLDFMFSDGTWFYYVLGIWGIILISRGIKTYSSLKFTLTTKAIEREIERLK; via the coding sequence ATGGATCAACAAATATCAAATGAACTAACAGAGGAGAAGGTTTATAATCTAGCAATAACAAGACTTAATTTGAAGCAAAATTTTATAAGACAAGTGATCACTTATATTGTAGTAAATGCATTTTTGTTTATGTTAGATTTTATGTTCTCAGACGGAACATGGTTTTATTATGTGTTAGGAATATGGGGGATTATTTTAATTTCACGTGGAATAAAAACATACTCATCTTTAAAATTTACTCTTACTACTAAAGCAATTGAACGAGAAATAGAGAGATTAAAATAA
- a CDS encoding 4Fe-4S binding protein, protein MFLSLWKQFSYSVLLIFLFVGLLFPVIGIAAIICMIAPVVVSFFKGRYWCGNLCPRGNFFDRVITRKNKRRTPRMFSNRYFRLCVLIFLFVNMGLGIYLGDGSLKSFGLLLYRLILLTTLIGILLGSIYSHRTWCRFCPIGTLSASIAKFRNKRNKHTLLKIDSACINCKVCTKSCPMHIETHKYKGNTITHHDCINCKICKDSCPNDLIH, encoded by the coding sequence GTGTTTTTGTCATTATGGAAGCAATTTTCGTATAGTGTACTATTGATTTTTCTTTTTGTGGGATTATTATTTCCTGTAATTGGAATCGCCGCAATTATTTGCATGATTGCTCCTGTAGTCGTATCTTTTTTTAAAGGGCGGTATTGGTGTGGAAATCTATGTCCTAGAGGCAACTTCTTTGACCGAGTGATTACGAGAAAAAATAAACGTAGAACGCCTCGTATGTTTAGTAATCGTTATTTTCGACTATGTGTTCTTATCTTTTTATTTGTTAATATGGGCCTCGGTATCTACTTAGGAGATGGATCATTAAAGTCATTTGGATTGTTACTTTATAGACTCATTTTGTTAACAACATTGATCGGTATCCTACTTGGGTCTATTTATAGTCATCGAACGTGGTGTCGTTTCTGCCCTATAGGTACACTATCTGCCTCTATTGCTAAGTTTAGAAATAAACGCAATAAGCATACGTTATTAAAAATAGATTCAGCCTGCATTAATTGCAAGGTTTGCACAAAAAGTTGTCCTATGCATATTGAAACCCACAAATATAAAGGTAATACGATTACACATCATGATTGTATTAACTGTAAGATTTGTAAGGACTCCTGCCCAAACGATCTAATTCACTAA